One Nitrospina watsonii DNA segment encodes these proteins:
- a CDS encoding glutaredoxin family protein, translating to MIKFYSVYGCGYCTMVQSALEQLDLDYETIMVPAPHQQRQEVKELTGQTFVPVLVDGDVILHDEYEIIRYLKSTYSSNSN from the coding sequence ATGATTAAATTTTATAGTGTTTACGGGTGCGGTTACTGCACCATGGTGCAATCCGCGCTCGAGCAGCTGGACCTCGATTATGAAACCATCATGGTCCCTGCACCTCACCAGCAGCGGCAGGAAGTCAAGGAACTGACCGGTCAAACCTTCGTTCCCGTTCTCGTTGACGGCGATGTCATCCTGCACGACGAGTACGAAATCATCCGATACCTGAAATCCACGTACTCCAGCAACTCCAACTGA
- a CDS encoding KamA family radical SAM protein: MESWQRQLSDSVVKVEDLPFVSGDNQYKEKLKKVAEIFPIRINSYFLKQVKSENDPLWKQVVPTSEELDDLLNVEEGLDSDPLHEEKDMPVPELVHRYPDRVLLMLNNQCPIICRFCTRKRKIGFPGIVTRETLRQGIEYIAAHPEIRDVIMSGGDPLLVPDRELERILKALRDIPHLDIIRIGTRVPGTLPDRVTPELCEILKKYHPLYANLHFNHPDEITPEVELACNRLADAGLPLGAQTVLLKGVNDDVETMKTLVQKLLRIRVKPYYLYQADMTVGTDHFRTTVEKGLEIIRGLQGHTSGMAVPYFVIDTPGGGGKVRLLPDSIVEFNEKEVVVRNFEGKTYRYPQPLEKQPKRKTPPPAASAPPNKMCELA, from the coding sequence ATGGAATCCTGGCAAAGGCAATTGAGCGATAGCGTCGTCAAAGTGGAGGATCTGCCCTTCGTCTCCGGCGACAATCAATATAAGGAAAAACTGAAAAAGGTGGCGGAGATCTTCCCCATCCGCATCAACTCCTATTTCCTGAAACAGGTCAAAAGCGAAAACGATCCGTTGTGGAAGCAGGTGGTGCCTACGTCCGAAGAACTGGACGACTTGTTGAATGTGGAAGAGGGGTTGGACTCCGATCCCCTGCACGAAGAAAAAGACATGCCGGTGCCGGAGCTGGTGCATCGCTACCCGGACCGCGTGCTGTTGATGCTCAACAACCAGTGTCCGATCATCTGCCGTTTCTGCACGCGCAAACGCAAGATCGGGTTTCCCGGCATCGTCACCCGCGAGACCTTGCGTCAGGGCATCGAATACATTGCCGCACATCCCGAAATCCGCGACGTCATCATGTCCGGCGGCGATCCCCTGCTGGTGCCCGACCGCGAGCTGGAACGCATCCTGAAAGCGTTGCGCGACATTCCGCATCTGGACATCATCCGTATCGGCACTCGCGTTCCCGGCACGTTGCCGGACCGCGTGACGCCGGAGTTGTGCGAGATCCTGAAAAAGTACCATCCCTTGTATGCCAACCTGCACTTCAACCACCCGGACGAGATCACGCCGGAAGTGGAGTTGGCCTGCAACCGGCTGGCCGATGCGGGACTGCCGCTGGGCGCGCAGACGGTGTTGCTGAAAGGCGTCAACGACGATGTCGAGACCATGAAAACACTGGTGCAGAAACTGCTGCGCATCCGCGTCAAACCGTATTACCTCTATCAAGCCGATATGACTGTCGGCACCGATCACTTCCGCACCACGGTTGAAAAAGGTCTGGAAATCATCCGCGGCCTGCAGGGCCACACCTCCGGCATGGCGGTGCCTTACTTTGTGATCGACACGCCGGGCGGCGGTGGCAAGGTGCGCTTGCTGCCCGACTCGATCGTCGAATTCAACGAGAAGGAAGTCGTGGTTCGGAATTTCGAAGGCAAGACCTACCGCTATCCGCAACCGCTGGAAAAACAGCCGAAACGCAAGACGCCGCCACCCGCGGCATCGGCTCCCCCCAACAAAATGTGCGAATTGGCCTGA